A section of the Acanthochromis polyacanthus isolate Apoly-LR-REF ecotype Palm Island chromosome 13, KAUST_Apoly_ChrSc, whole genome shotgun sequence genome encodes:
- the relb gene encoding transcription factor RelB isoform X6 yields MASPHPSRVSSSSSSSSSAGRGRVSSCSLASKSSAVSSQNQADTELLERILEKPKLVVVEEPKDRGMRFRYECEGRSAGSILGASSTDSNKTQPAIEIQGPIDRLKRVTVTVSLVTKDLPHRPHPHCLVGKDCPNGSGICKVTFNPHNNRRHSFANLGIQCVRRRELDISLQKRRSQNIDPFQTGHSKGIEDMDMNSVRLCFQCELEWDDGRKDSLNPVVSKPIYDKKATTTSQLKICLLNQYRGSCAGKTEIYMLCDKVQKDDIEIIFRRGSWKANGEFAQTDVHRQIAIVFKTPPYQDQDLSEEVEVNVVLRRVSDQMESEPVPFTYLPHNRDPYDVKRKRATIKSDVRITDKPCVMAETAPSSEPPFLLGNQNMMSPDETSCTAQPSAAALSEMCHSEPQDFNCTDDAALINQLMEMPVFLQILNDANFTSTSTDMNFNLNFSSYPQDFSQYSDMQFNMLVCENHVPQSEQQDGMVSMNMEEDSMVHLNHGILNPTMQQDSMVHLNHGVLTPTMQQDSMVEVKMEEEQL; encoded by the exons ATGGCTTCACCTCATCCTTCCCgggtttcctcctcctcctcctcctcctcctcagccggCCGTGGTCGAGTCTCCTCGTGTTCGTTGGCGTCAAAGAGCTCCGCCGTTTCCTCTCAGAACCAGGCCGACACCGAGTTGCTGGAGCGGATTCTGGAGAAGCCCAAGCTGGTGGTAGTGGAGGAGCCCAAAGACAGAGGGATGAGATTTCGCTACGAGTGCGAGGGACGCTCGGCCGGCAGCATCCTGGGGGCGTCCAGCACCGACAGCAACAAGACTCAGCCTGCGATCGAG ATTCAAGGTCCCATTGACCGCTTAAAGAGGGTCACAGTTACAGTTTCCTTGGTAACCAAAGACCTCCCACACCGGCCTCACCCCCACTGCCTCGTGGGTAAAGACTGTCCAAACGGTTCAGGAATCTGCAAGGTCACGTTCAATCCTCACAACAACCGGCGTCACAG CTTTGCTAACCTTGGCATTCAGTGTGTGAGGAGGAGAGAGTTGGACATTTCACTTCAGAAGAGAAGAAGCCAAAATATCGACCCCTTTCAAA CTGGTCACTCAAAGGGCATTGAAGACATGGACATGAATTCGGTTCgtctgtgttttcagtgtgagCTGGAGTGGGACGACGGCAGGAAAGACTCTCTGAACCCGGTGGTGTCCAAACCCATTTATGACAAGA aggccACGACTACATCACAGCTGAAGATCTGCCTGTTGAACCAGTACAGAGGTTCCTGCGCCGGCAAGACGGAGATCTACATGCTGTGTGACAAAGTGCAGAAAG ACGACATAGAGATCATCTTCAGACGAGGGTCGTGGAAGGCGAACGGTGAGTTTGCCCAGACAGACGTCCACCGGCAGATCGCCATCGTCTTCAAGACGCCGCCctaccaggaccaggacctCTCAGAGGAGGTTGAGGTCAACGTCGTCCTGCGTCGCGTCTCAGACCAGATGGAGAGCGAGCCGGTTCCCTTCACCTACCTGCCGCACAACCGGG ATCCATATGATGTGAAGAGGAAGAGAGCGACAATAAAGTCAGACGTCAGAATCACAGATAAACCCTGCGTGATGG CTGAGACAGCGCCTTCATCAGAGCCACCCTTCCTCCTTGGGAATCAGAACATGATGTCTCCAGATGAGACGTCATGCACTGCTCAGCCCAGCGCTGCTGCTTTGTCAGAAATGTGTCACAGTGAGCCCCAGGACTTCAACTGCACTGACGATGCTGCCTTAATTAACCAGCTGATGGAGATGcctgtttttttgcaaattttgaatGATGCAAACTTCACCTCCACCAGCACGGACATGAACTTCAACCTGAACTTTTCCTCGTACCCGCAGGACTTTTCCCAATACAGCGACATGCAGTTCAACATGCTGGTCTGCGAGAACCACGTTCCGCAGTCGGAGCAACAGGATGGCATGGTTTCGATGAACATGGAGGAGGACAGCATGGTTCATCTGAATCATGGCATTCTGAACCCCACCATGCAACAGGACAGCATGGTTCACCTGAATCACGGCGTTTTGACCCCCACCATGCAACAGGACAGCATGGTTGAGGTGAAaatggaggaggagcagctATGA